Proteins co-encoded in one Papaver somniferum cultivar HN1 chromosome 5, ASM357369v1, whole genome shotgun sequence genomic window:
- the LOC113277673 gene encoding major allergen Pru ar 1-like yields MSLLAPLPLIGCSMDAHNLMPKIMPVVKSIDFVSGDGGPGSVQQVNLVDGYQMKYLKNRLDFKDKESCAINYTAIESDSFGDMIDYISSEVKFDAAPGGGSNYTIKTTVCPKGDVVPDEETFKAGKEGHMQQYKAVIAHLIENPHLYA; encoded by the exons ATGAGTTTGCTTGCCCCGTTGCCCCTCATAGGTtgttccatggatgcccataatTTAATGCCTAAGATTATGCCGGTAGTCAAGAGCATCGACTTTGTGTCAGGAGATGGTGGACCAGGAAGCGTTCAACAAGTTAACTTGGTGGATG GGTATCAAATGAAATATCTGAAGAACAGGTTGGACTTCAAGGACAAAGAGAGCTGTGCGATAAACTATACCGCGATTGAGTCCGATTCCTTTGGTGACATGATCGATTACATTAGCAGCGAGGTTAAGTTTGATGCTGCCCCTGGTGGTGGTTCAAATTATACCATAAAAACAACTGTTTGCCCAAAAGGAGATGTTGTTCCTGACGAAGAAACATTCAAGGCAGGGAAAGAAGGACATATGCAACAATACAAAGCTGTTATAGCTCATCTCATTGAGAACCCTCACCTCTACGCATAG